In Stieleria varia, one genomic interval encodes:
- a CDS encoding sulfatase family protein: MIQQRFGTYLASASLCVAFSVFARDSHSADPPPNVVVIFIDDMGYADINPFADTGYPTPNLDRMAAEGRRFTDFVVSSAVCSASRSALMTGCYHRRVGISGALGPKSEIGLNPDETTIAEVCKTKGYRTAAFGKWHLGHNPKFLPPNQGFDQYYGIPYSNDMWPRHPASIAKRQQDPKAPIPWAELPMIEGTQIVNDSVQPDDQAQMTKQFTHRAVDFIKQDVDTPFFLYLPHPMVHVPLFASEDFVGKSGKGLFGDVVMEVDWSVGQILDAIEDIGAERNTLVIFTSDNGPWLSYGDHGGKATPLREGKGTMFEGGYREPTLMWWKGKIPAGTTCDKLCSTIDVLPTVAALIGADLPDRKIDGKDIRPLMFGEPDAESPHDSFACYYAGGQLQAIRNERFKLVFPHSYRSLNGHPGGTGGFPIAYKQRQIELSLFDLDDDVSETKNVLNDFPEVVAQLQAAAEQMREDLGDKLTKREGSGIRPAGKMTPQDERLPLVW; the protein is encoded by the coding sequence ATGATCCAACAACGTTTTGGGACTTATCTCGCATCGGCATCGCTGTGTGTTGCATTCAGCGTGTTCGCTCGAGATTCTCATTCGGCCGATCCGCCACCCAACGTCGTGGTGATCTTCATTGATGACATGGGCTATGCGGACATCAACCCCTTCGCCGACACGGGCTATCCGACACCGAACCTGGATCGCATGGCCGCCGAAGGACGTCGGTTCACGGATTTCGTTGTTTCCTCAGCCGTATGTAGCGCCTCCCGATCGGCATTGATGACCGGATGCTACCACCGCCGCGTGGGGATTTCCGGCGCTTTGGGGCCGAAATCCGAGATCGGGTTGAATCCCGACGAAACCACGATCGCTGAAGTCTGCAAGACCAAGGGATATCGCACGGCGGCGTTTGGCAAATGGCACTTGGGACACAATCCAAAATTCTTGCCGCCCAATCAAGGCTTTGACCAGTACTACGGCATTCCGTACAGCAACGACATGTGGCCTCGCCATCCCGCGTCGATCGCAAAGCGTCAGCAAGATCCCAAAGCACCGATCCCTTGGGCCGAATTGCCCATGATCGAAGGGACACAGATTGTCAACGACAGCGTTCAGCCGGACGATCAAGCACAGATGACGAAGCAGTTCACGCATCGCGCGGTGGATTTCATCAAACAGGATGTCGACACACCATTCTTTTTGTATCTGCCGCACCCGATGGTTCACGTGCCGCTGTTTGCTTCGGAAGACTTCGTCGGCAAAAGCGGGAAAGGATTGTTTGGCGATGTTGTGATGGAAGTCGATTGGTCGGTCGGCCAAATCTTGGACGCGATCGAAGACATCGGCGCCGAGCGGAACACACTGGTGATCTTCACAAGTGACAACGGTCCCTGGTTGTCCTACGGAGATCACGGCGGCAAGGCGACTCCGCTGCGAGAAGGCAAGGGAACGATGTTCGAAGGCGGGTATCGGGAGCCGACGTTGATGTGGTGGAAAGGAAAAATTCCCGCAGGCACCACGTGTGACAAACTTTGCAGCACGATCGATGTACTGCCCACCGTGGCTGCCCTGATCGGCGCGGACTTGCCCGATCGAAAGATCGACGGAAAAGACATCCGCCCGCTGATGTTTGGTGAACCGGATGCCGAAAGCCCCCACGATTCGTTCGCGTGCTACTACGCCGGCGGTCAATTGCAGGCGATCCGCAATGAACGCTTCAAGCTGGTGTTTCCACACAGCTATCGCTCGCTCAATGGTCATCCTGGCGGGACCGGCGGGTTTCCGATCGCATACAAGCAACGTCAAATCGAGTTGTCTCTGTTTGATTTGGACGACGACGTTTCGGAAACCAAGAACGTACTCAATGATTTTCCCGAGGTCGTTGCCCAGTTGCAGGCGGCGGCGGAGCAGATGCGAGAAGATTTGGGAGACAAGTTGACCAAACGTGAGGGATCGGGGATTCGACCCGCTGGCAAGATGACGCCTCAGGACGAACGCCTGCCGCTGGTCTGGTAA